A stretch of Falco rusticolus isolate bFalRus1 chromosome 2, bFalRus1.pri, whole genome shotgun sequence DNA encodes these proteins:
- the MSL3 gene encoding male-specific lethal 3 homolog isoform X1: MTSRGMKFKFHRGERVLCFEPDPTKAKVLYDAKIVDIVVGKDEKGRKIPEYLIHFNGWNRSWDRWAAEDHVLRDTDENRRLQRKLARKAVARMRRKGRKKRRCRLPGVDSVLKSLPAEENDESSENSISSSSSDDSDEGTDEEIKSEESDIEERTEMKEEQDTHTKRDMEERAISIEIPEVLKKKLEEDCYYINRRKRLVKLPCQTNIITILESYVKHFAINAAFSANERSRHHQMTLHANMNLHYVPPEKNVELCKEMVDGLRITFDFTLPLILLYPYEQAQFKKVTSSKFFLPIKENSTNTNRNQEELSPSPPLLNPPTPQSTDSQPTTGEPATPKRRKAEPEILQSLRRSTRHSSNCDRLSESSASPQPKRRHLETPASMPKLFLHLEKKTPVHSGSSSPITLTPSKEGSAVFTGFEGRRNNELNEVLSWKLMPENYPPSDQPPPPSYIYGSQHLLRMFVKLPEILGKMCFPDKNLKALVKHFEMFLRFLAEYHDDFFPESAYVAACEAYYSTKNPRAIY; the protein is encoded by the exons ATGACCTCGCGGGGAATGAAATTTAAGTTCCACCGTGGGGAGAGAGTTCTCTGCTTCGAGCCCGACCCCACCAAGGCCAAAGTGCTCTATGATGCCAAG ATTGTTGACATTGTTGTTGGAAAAGatgagaaaggcagaaagattCCAGAGTATCTGATCCATTTTAACGGTTGGAACAGAAG CTGGGATAGATGGGCAGCTGAAGATCATGTTCTTCGTGATACAGACGAAAACCGCAGATTACAGCGTAAATTGGCACGGAAGGCTGTGGCTCGCAT gagaagaaagggaagaaagaagagacgTTGCAGGCTGCCTGGTGTTGACTCTGTATTAAAAAGCCttcctgctgaagaaaatgatGAAAGTAGTGAAAACT CTATAAGTAGTTCTTCTTCTGATGACAGTGATGAAGgaacagatgaagaaataaaaagtgaagaaaGTGACATAGAAGAGAGGACAGAAATG AAAGAAGAACAAGACACTCATACAAAAAGAGACATGGAGGAAAGAGCAATAAGCATAGAAATTCCTGAAGTCTTGAAAAAGAAGCTTGAGGAAGACTGTTACTatattaacagaagaaaacGG ctAGTGAAGCTTCCTTGTCAGACAAATATAATAACCATCCTGGAGTCATACGTGAAACATTTTGCtattaatgctgctttttcagccAATGAAAGATCTCGGCACCATCAGATGACTCTACATGCTAATATGAATCTTCATTATGTGCCACCAGAGAAGAA TGTTGAGCTATGTAAAGAGATGGTGGATGGGCTGCGAATAACCTTTGACTTCACACTTCCATTAATTTTGCTCTATCCATATGAACAAGCTCAATTTAAGAAGGTAACTTCATCAAAATTCTTTCTTCCCATCAAAGAAAACTCAACAAATACTAACAG aaatCAGGAGGAACTTTCCCCAAGTCCTCCTCTATTGAATCCTCCGACGCCTCAGTCAACTGACAGCCAGCCTACAACAGGGGAGCCAGCCACGCCAAAAAGACGAAAAGCTGAACCTGAAATTCTGCAGTCGCTGAGGCGTTCTACGCGCCATAGCTCTAACTGCGACAGGTTATCGGAAAGCAGTGCTTCCCCACAACCTAAACGACGGCATCTTGAGACCCCAGCTTCTATGCCAAAGCTCTTCTTGCACCTGGAAAAAA aAACCCCTGTCCATAGTGGATCATCTTCACCTATAACTTTGACTCCTAGCAAAGAGGGGAGTGCAGTTTTTACTGGCTTTGAAGGTAGAAGAAACAATGAATTGAATGAG GTTTTGTCCTGGAAATTGATGCCAGAAAATTATCCACCAAGTGATCAACCGCCACCTCCTTCATATATTTATGGATCTCAACATTTGCTACGGATGTTTG TAAAGCTACCAGAAATACTGGGGAAGATGTGCTTTCCTGACAAAAACCTAAAGGCCTTAGTAAAACACTTCGAAATGTTTCTGAG
- the MSL3 gene encoding male-specific lethal 3 homolog isoform X2, with amino-acid sequence MKMEIVDIVVGKDEKGRKIPEYLIHFNGWNRSWDRWAAEDHVLRDTDENRRLQRKLARKAVARMRRKGRKKRRCRLPGVDSVLKSLPAEENDESSENSISSSSSDDSDEGTDEEIKSEESDIEERTEMKEEQDTHTKRDMEERAISIEIPEVLKKKLEEDCYYINRRKRLVKLPCQTNIITILESYVKHFAINAAFSANERSRHHQMTLHANMNLHYVPPEKNVELCKEMVDGLRITFDFTLPLILLYPYEQAQFKKVTSSKFFLPIKENSTNTNRNQEELSPSPPLLNPPTPQSTDSQPTTGEPATPKRRKAEPEILQSLRRSTRHSSNCDRLSESSASPQPKRRHLETPASMPKLFLHLEKKTPVHSGSSSPITLTPSKEGSAVFTGFEGRRNNELNEVLSWKLMPENYPPSDQPPPPSYIYGSQHLLRMFVKLPEILGKMCFPDKNLKALVKHFEMFLRFLAEYHDDFFPESAYVAACEAYYSTKNPRAIY; translated from the exons ATGAAAATGGAG ATTGTTGACATTGTTGTTGGAAAAGatgagaaaggcagaaagattCCAGAGTATCTGATCCATTTTAACGGTTGGAACAGAAG CTGGGATAGATGGGCAGCTGAAGATCATGTTCTTCGTGATACAGACGAAAACCGCAGATTACAGCGTAAATTGGCACGGAAGGCTGTGGCTCGCAT gagaagaaagggaagaaagaagagacgTTGCAGGCTGCCTGGTGTTGACTCTGTATTAAAAAGCCttcctgctgaagaaaatgatGAAAGTAGTGAAAACT CTATAAGTAGTTCTTCTTCTGATGACAGTGATGAAGgaacagatgaagaaataaaaagtgaagaaaGTGACATAGAAGAGAGGACAGAAATG AAAGAAGAACAAGACACTCATACAAAAAGAGACATGGAGGAAAGAGCAATAAGCATAGAAATTCCTGAAGTCTTGAAAAAGAAGCTTGAGGAAGACTGTTACTatattaacagaagaaaacGG ctAGTGAAGCTTCCTTGTCAGACAAATATAATAACCATCCTGGAGTCATACGTGAAACATTTTGCtattaatgctgctttttcagccAATGAAAGATCTCGGCACCATCAGATGACTCTACATGCTAATATGAATCTTCATTATGTGCCACCAGAGAAGAA TGTTGAGCTATGTAAAGAGATGGTGGATGGGCTGCGAATAACCTTTGACTTCACACTTCCATTAATTTTGCTCTATCCATATGAACAAGCTCAATTTAAGAAGGTAACTTCATCAAAATTCTTTCTTCCCATCAAAGAAAACTCAACAAATACTAACAG aaatCAGGAGGAACTTTCCCCAAGTCCTCCTCTATTGAATCCTCCGACGCCTCAGTCAACTGACAGCCAGCCTACAACAGGGGAGCCAGCCACGCCAAAAAGACGAAAAGCTGAACCTGAAATTCTGCAGTCGCTGAGGCGTTCTACGCGCCATAGCTCTAACTGCGACAGGTTATCGGAAAGCAGTGCTTCCCCACAACCTAAACGACGGCATCTTGAGACCCCAGCTTCTATGCCAAAGCTCTTCTTGCACCTGGAAAAAA aAACCCCTGTCCATAGTGGATCATCTTCACCTATAACTTTGACTCCTAGCAAAGAGGGGAGTGCAGTTTTTACTGGCTTTGAAGGTAGAAGAAACAATGAATTGAATGAG GTTTTGTCCTGGAAATTGATGCCAGAAAATTATCCACCAAGTGATCAACCGCCACCTCCTTCATATATTTATGGATCTCAACATTTGCTACGGATGTTTG TAAAGCTACCAGAAATACTGGGGAAGATGTGCTTTCCTGACAAAAACCTAAAGGCCTTAGTAAAACACTTCGAAATGTTTCTGAG
- the MSL3 gene encoding male-specific lethal 3 homolog isoform X3 translates to MTSRGMKFKFHRGERVLCFEPDPTKAKVLYDAKIVDIVVGKDEKGRKIPEYLIHFNGWNRRRRKGRKKRRCRLPGVDSVLKSLPAEENDESSENSISSSSSDDSDEGTDEEIKSEESDIEERTEMKEEQDTHTKRDMEERAISIEIPEVLKKKLEEDCYYINRRKRLVKLPCQTNIITILESYVKHFAINAAFSANERSRHHQMTLHANMNLHYVPPEKNVELCKEMVDGLRITFDFTLPLILLYPYEQAQFKKVTSSKFFLPIKENSTNTNRNQEELSPSPPLLNPPTPQSTDSQPTTGEPATPKRRKAEPEILQSLRRSTRHSSNCDRLSESSASPQPKRRHLETPASMPKLFLHLEKKTPVHSGSSSPITLTPSKEGSAVFTGFEGRRNNELNEVLSWKLMPENYPPSDQPPPPSYIYGSQHLLRMFVKLPEILGKMCFPDKNLKALVKHFEMFLRFLAEYHDDFFPESAYVAACEAYYSTKNPRAIY, encoded by the exons ATGACCTCGCGGGGAATGAAATTTAAGTTCCACCGTGGGGAGAGAGTTCTCTGCTTCGAGCCCGACCCCACCAAGGCCAAAGTGCTCTATGATGCCAAG ATTGTTGACATTGTTGTTGGAAAAGatgagaaaggcagaaagattCCAGAGTATCTGATCCATTTTAACGGTTGGAACAGAAG gagaagaaagggaagaaagaagagacgTTGCAGGCTGCCTGGTGTTGACTCTGTATTAAAAAGCCttcctgctgaagaaaatgatGAAAGTAGTGAAAACT CTATAAGTAGTTCTTCTTCTGATGACAGTGATGAAGgaacagatgaagaaataaaaagtgaagaaaGTGACATAGAAGAGAGGACAGAAATG AAAGAAGAACAAGACACTCATACAAAAAGAGACATGGAGGAAAGAGCAATAAGCATAGAAATTCCTGAAGTCTTGAAAAAGAAGCTTGAGGAAGACTGTTACTatattaacagaagaaaacGG ctAGTGAAGCTTCCTTGTCAGACAAATATAATAACCATCCTGGAGTCATACGTGAAACATTTTGCtattaatgctgctttttcagccAATGAAAGATCTCGGCACCATCAGATGACTCTACATGCTAATATGAATCTTCATTATGTGCCACCAGAGAAGAA TGTTGAGCTATGTAAAGAGATGGTGGATGGGCTGCGAATAACCTTTGACTTCACACTTCCATTAATTTTGCTCTATCCATATGAACAAGCTCAATTTAAGAAGGTAACTTCATCAAAATTCTTTCTTCCCATCAAAGAAAACTCAACAAATACTAACAG aaatCAGGAGGAACTTTCCCCAAGTCCTCCTCTATTGAATCCTCCGACGCCTCAGTCAACTGACAGCCAGCCTACAACAGGGGAGCCAGCCACGCCAAAAAGACGAAAAGCTGAACCTGAAATTCTGCAGTCGCTGAGGCGTTCTACGCGCCATAGCTCTAACTGCGACAGGTTATCGGAAAGCAGTGCTTCCCCACAACCTAAACGACGGCATCTTGAGACCCCAGCTTCTATGCCAAAGCTCTTCTTGCACCTGGAAAAAA aAACCCCTGTCCATAGTGGATCATCTTCACCTATAACTTTGACTCCTAGCAAAGAGGGGAGTGCAGTTTTTACTGGCTTTGAAGGTAGAAGAAACAATGAATTGAATGAG GTTTTGTCCTGGAAATTGATGCCAGAAAATTATCCACCAAGTGATCAACCGCCACCTCCTTCATATATTTATGGATCTCAACATTTGCTACGGATGTTTG TAAAGCTACCAGAAATACTGGGGAAGATGTGCTTTCCTGACAAAAACCTAAAGGCCTTAGTAAAACACTTCGAAATGTTTCTGAG
- the MSL3 gene encoding male-specific lethal 3 homolog isoform X4, translated as MTSRGMKFKFHRGERVLCFEPDPTKAKVLYDAKIVDIVVGKDEKGRKIPEYLIHFNGWNRSWDRWAAEDHVLRDTDENRRLQRKLARKAVARMRRKGRKKRRCRLPGVDSVLKSLPAEENDESSENSISSSSSDDSDEGTDEEIKSEESDIEERTEMKEEQDTHTKRDMEERAISIEIPEVLKKKLEEDCYYINRRKRLVKLPCQTNIITILESYVKHFAINAAFSANERSRHHQMTLHANMNLHYVPPEKNVELCKEMVDGLRITFDFTLPLILLYPYEQAQFKKVTSSKFFLPIKENSTNTNRNQEELSPSPPLLNPPTPQSTDSQPTTGEPATPKRRKAEPEILQSLRRSTRHSSNCDRLSESSASPQPKRRHLETPASMPKLFLHLEKKTPVHSGSSSPITLTPSKEGSAVFTGFEGRRNNELNEVLSWKLMPENYPPSDQPPPPSYIYGSQHLLRMFGF; from the exons ATGACCTCGCGGGGAATGAAATTTAAGTTCCACCGTGGGGAGAGAGTTCTCTGCTTCGAGCCCGACCCCACCAAGGCCAAAGTGCTCTATGATGCCAAG ATTGTTGACATTGTTGTTGGAAAAGatgagaaaggcagaaagattCCAGAGTATCTGATCCATTTTAACGGTTGGAACAGAAG CTGGGATAGATGGGCAGCTGAAGATCATGTTCTTCGTGATACAGACGAAAACCGCAGATTACAGCGTAAATTGGCACGGAAGGCTGTGGCTCGCAT gagaagaaagggaagaaagaagagacgTTGCAGGCTGCCTGGTGTTGACTCTGTATTAAAAAGCCttcctgctgaagaaaatgatGAAAGTAGTGAAAACT CTATAAGTAGTTCTTCTTCTGATGACAGTGATGAAGgaacagatgaagaaataaaaagtgaagaaaGTGACATAGAAGAGAGGACAGAAATG AAAGAAGAACAAGACACTCATACAAAAAGAGACATGGAGGAAAGAGCAATAAGCATAGAAATTCCTGAAGTCTTGAAAAAGAAGCTTGAGGAAGACTGTTACTatattaacagaagaaaacGG ctAGTGAAGCTTCCTTGTCAGACAAATATAATAACCATCCTGGAGTCATACGTGAAACATTTTGCtattaatgctgctttttcagccAATGAAAGATCTCGGCACCATCAGATGACTCTACATGCTAATATGAATCTTCATTATGTGCCACCAGAGAAGAA TGTTGAGCTATGTAAAGAGATGGTGGATGGGCTGCGAATAACCTTTGACTTCACACTTCCATTAATTTTGCTCTATCCATATGAACAAGCTCAATTTAAGAAGGTAACTTCATCAAAATTCTTTCTTCCCATCAAAGAAAACTCAACAAATACTAACAG aaatCAGGAGGAACTTTCCCCAAGTCCTCCTCTATTGAATCCTCCGACGCCTCAGTCAACTGACAGCCAGCCTACAACAGGGGAGCCAGCCACGCCAAAAAGACGAAAAGCTGAACCTGAAATTCTGCAGTCGCTGAGGCGTTCTACGCGCCATAGCTCTAACTGCGACAGGTTATCGGAAAGCAGTGCTTCCCCACAACCTAAACGACGGCATCTTGAGACCCCAGCTTCTATGCCAAAGCTCTTCTTGCACCTGGAAAAAA aAACCCCTGTCCATAGTGGATCATCTTCACCTATAACTTTGACTCCTAGCAAAGAGGGGAGTGCAGTTTTTACTGGCTTTGAAGGTAGAAGAAACAATGAATTGAATGAG GTTTTGTCCTGGAAATTGATGCCAGAAAATTATCCACCAAGTGATCAACCGCCACCTCCTTCATATATTTATGGATCTCAACATTTGCTACGGATGTTTG